One window of the Anopheles aquasalis chromosome X, idAnoAquaMG_Q_19, whole genome shotgun sequence genome contains the following:
- the LOC126577758 gene encoding uncharacterized protein LOC126577758, which yields MLPEADKPWRALVLVLVSFGVLLPGTVNNQPLGVTNRAGNPADRQTDLRRLATIGLVFGAIETEAALERAVERQLRDLRTSAPGRTHADLLAGLAGVLERSQVALDLLDRGLELAAAPRPLASSGDYRRELRKRSQQQQQSAPRKFRLISLNDRNSSTAQPSSVPLTVIERQVDEQLAQMRHRLATRIRRTVQHLQQHQGPRDAGSRLDVATVQRLLAQTAPATSVRPFQELLQSGLQHHIERLFRRPRQDQQQQGQNELAISVEGVAASGEEGESSASASSEEEDGPGGLVGLIASLSGGGDEGSDVGALIGTLSGLITNLFGPGGLDIPGLLGTGTSLIAGLLGGDDNFGKVLGSYVGIAIEGLSGGGADMNGAFFGNFLGALLAALSSDPEDESLPLRPKLFIENFFSGLQEAKRKDDPQEDDQQQQHQGGGSDLFGFITHVVSSVVGGITSLVLNASLGSSGGSSQGSVDASGASSSSSSGSADHRR from the exons ATGCTGCCCGAGGCGGACAAGCCGTGGCGTGCGttggtgctagtgctggtgtCCTTTGGTGTGCTGCTTCCGGGTACCGTCAACAATCAACCACTCGGTGTTACCAACCGGGCGGGCAACCCTGCTGACCGGCAAACGGATCTGCGCCGGCTCGCCACGATCGGTCTAGTGTTCGGTGCGATCGAAACCGAGGCCGCCCTGGAGCGTGCCGTGGAGCGGCAGCTACGCGATCTGCGAACCAGCGCACCAGGACGAACGCACGCCGACCTGTTGGCTGGGTTGGCGGGCGTGCTGGAGCGCAGCCAGGTCGCgctcgatctgctcgatcgGGGGCTGGAGCTGGCGGCCGCCCCCCGACCACTGGCATCGTCCGGTGACTATCGGCGTGAGCTACGCAAACgatcacagcaacaacaacag AGTGCACCGAGGAAGTTCCGCTTGATATCTCTGAATGATAGGAACAGCTCCACTGCGCAGCCATCGTCAGTTCCACTGACGGTCATCGAGCGGCAGGTCGATGAGCAGTTGGCGCAGATGCGCCACCGACTGGCCACACGCATCCGGCGCACCGTGCAgcatctccagcagcaccagggccCCCGGGACGCTGGAAGCCGTCTCGACGTTGCGACGGTACAGCGTCTGCTCGCGCAGACTGCACCGGCCACCTCGGTTCGCCCCTTCCAGGAGCTGCTCCAGAGTGGATTGCAG CATCACATTGAGCGGCTCTTCCGGCGGCCACGGCAGGAT cagcagcagcaggggcagaATGAGCTGGCTATTTCAGTGGAAGGAGTGGCAGCGAGTGGTGAGGAAGGAGAATCGTCGGCCTCTGCAtcgtcggaggaggaggatggtcCTGGTGGACTGGTGGGGCTGATCGCGAGcctgagtggtggtggtgacgagggCTCTGACGTAGGCGCTCTTATCGGTACCCTGTCCGGTCTGATCACCAATCTGTTCGGG CCCGGTGGACTCGATATACCGGGGCTGCTGGGAACCGGAACATCGCTGATCGCGGGACTCCTAGGG GGGGATGACAACTTCGGCAAGGTGCTGGGCAGCTACGTTGGTATCGCTATCGAGGGgttgtccggtggtggtgcg GATATGAACGGTGCATTCTTTGGCAATTTCCTTGGAGCACTTCTGGCCGCCCTCAGCTCG GACCCCGAAGATGAGAGTTTGCCCCTGCGACCGAAGCTGTTCATCGAGAACTTCTTCAGCGGACTGCAGGAGGCAAAGCGCAAGGATGATCCACAGGAagacgaccagcagcagcagcaccagggtgGTGGTTCCGATCTGTTTGGTTTCATCACGCACGTTGTGtcatcggtggtcggtggcatCACCAGCCTGGTGCTCAATGCATCCCTCGGCTCGTCCGGTGGCTCGTCGCAGGGCTCCGTCGACGCATCCGGTGCCTCGTCGTCCAGCTCCTCCGGTTCGGCAGACCACCGCCGCTAG